The Coffea arabica cultivar ET-39 chromosome 9c, Coffea Arabica ET-39 HiFi, whole genome shotgun sequence nucleotide sequence TGGAAGCTCTGGGTGACCTTATTCAGCTGCATTCCCCGGATATAATATGCTTTCAGGTTTTCCACGGCCCACCTCGCTTCCTTCCTCCATCCTGAGgcacaattataaaaaaaattactgaagATGATTCCTTGCTTCAAAATGAGTTTGTACTATACTAACAGATATTTAATCCTGCAGGAGGTTACCCCAAACATTTACGAGGTTTTCCAGCAATCCAGCTGGTGGAAGTTGTATCGTTGCTCTGTCtcagatgacgaggcatttacAAGGGCATACTTCTGCTTGCAGGTAAAAAATTATTTCTCCTAGAAAGTATAAACTCCTTTAATCTATGcttatttttgtgtttgtaaTGGAGAAAGACCTCACATCAGGATTCTGGAAAATATGGTGCTAGTTCATGTTAAACCTGGACCAGGTCATTGAGTTTGATATGCAGTTGTTAGAATGCTGGAGTTTATCTGTTTGACAATGATTGAGCTTATCTATGTATGACAAGTAGCTATGCTCTGGTAGCCTGTTAAACCAACCTCCTTAAGGATTTAGTTCAATCCCTTTAGTAACTGGGAATACAGCAGCATGCCTTCCTAATTCTTGAATGTCTCTGCTTCATTTCACTTTACTATACCTACATTTTACGAGTTCTTTTTGAAGTTAAAACCTTGTGTGCATATAATTTGCAGTTATGCAAGCTTTCGGTGAAATCCTACAGCTGTAGACCTTTTGCTAATTCTGTTATGGGAAGAGAGCTTTGTATTGCTGAAGTAAATGTTCAGACTGAAAGGACATTGATTGTTGCAACTAGCCATCTTGAGAGTCCTTGCCCTGCACCTCCCAAATGGGATCAGATGTACAGCAAGGAACGCGTCAATCAGGCAAAAGAGGCCATAAAATTTTTGGAGAAGAATCCCAATGTTATCTTTTGTGGTGATATGAACTGGGATGACAAATTGGATGGTCAGTTTCCGTTACTTGATGGATGGGTTGATGCTTGGGTGCAGCTTCGGCCTTCAGAAAATGGTTGGACATATGACACCAAGTCCAACAAGATGTTAAGTGGCAATCGAACTCTACAAAAACGCTTAGATCGATTTGTTTGCAATTTACGAGATTTCAAGATAAGTGAGATTGCGATGATTGGGATGGATGAAATTGCTGGCTTATCATATTGCAAAGAgaagaaagtgaaaaatgaggtgaagaAATTGATGCTTCCTGTTTTACCTAGCGATCACTATGGCTTGCTCTTGACAATCTGTCCCCAGCAGCGCAAGTAGGCAGTGCTTCCGGGCAGAAGATGTTTTGCTGCTATATCTTTTTGTTTGAGAGTTCGTTACCTTGCTGTCCAGGTTTGTGTACATAACATATGGATGGCGCAAAGGGCTAAAACCCTTCATGAGCATTGCAACATTTTCAGGGTAACTGTTCGAATGCAATGGAATGCTCGAACATATAGGACCAAATTTATGCTTCGGACAGCTGTTATTATgtcttgcttgtttttgttgtgaaATACTCCATCTCTAGCTGATGCATGTGATACTTGTACGTCTCCATCTCTCGTTTTGTCTTGTATGTTGTGGTACTTGTTTATCAATGCTTTGTAATAGCACAAAATAACGATTTTATCTCTGCATTAGCACTTTCAGAAGTGCTGaagtttctttcatttcttcatAGTTTCAGATGTTGCTGGAGCTTCCAACCTAATATAATCATACATAACTCCACAAAGAACATTTCCTGCCCTGGCCTGCGTGAGAAATCTGATATTATGTCCCCTGATCAGCAATGAGGAAGTAATGTCAAATACGATATATCCCATGTTTTACACAAACTGTATTATCTGTTCCTAAATTCATCACTTGGTTTTCGAGATCTATGTAGTTAACATGGACCTGTCAGATAGTAAAATTGCATTAACGCAGCATACTTAAGGAATTCCAAACGTGCTTTGTATCTTGCCATTCTCCTGCGATGAACCTTACCTTGAAGTCAGAACGGGTAGCTGATGATGCTATGGCCAACCTCAATTTGTAGATTCCGCTAGTTAATGAAATGAGGTTAAACCTGATGCCCCATGTAAAAATTGGCCACTCTGCATGGTAGAGAAGCTGTGATGTATTCTACTTTACATACCAAAAGTTGCAGAAGATCACCAATATTTGATTGAACTTCAGCTGGACGAAAGATGGAAAGTTTAATTTATTTCTTCTGCTCAATGAACAATAGTATGACATGTCCACTCAGTGCTTTTCACAATCTATGTATGCATTAATAATGCAGACAAGAATGGCTGTTGAACAAGAATTTATAAAAAAGGTATGCAATCAAAACGTAGCATCGTGGATGGAAGAGTGATACGAGACCCTGCATGGAAGAATATGTAAAAATTGGCGACTCTGAAAAAGAATGTGGTGAGCGTGGATCGAACACGCGACCTTCAGATCTTCAGTCTGACGCTCTCCCAACTGAGCTATCCCCGCTTGGTTGCCGGGAGcattaacaaatcaaatgaCTCGGTAGCAACTGAATGAAATGTCTTGAGATGTTTACTTATATAAGAGAATTTAATTGAGTGCGTTCTATACATTCATATTTTGCAACTAACATTCTACTCTGTTACTGTCTGCTTCACAGTTACTTATATTATTTCAGAACATGCCCGGCCCAAGCAATCATTTAGAGTATGTAAGAATGTATTAATTCCTGATTGTCAATTAGAGTATTAATTGACAATCAATTCCTGCACAGGATATATAGAGTGGTGAAGTTGATCCAATACAGTTCTTTACATTAGGTAAACCCTTTTCAGATATTGTTATCATTTACACGAGATATTAATATTTTACACAATTTGTTTGCACATAGGGGTAAAAACAAGTTGAACACTCTAGTGTTCaactttgtttaattattttgacaagttaaaattttatttaaattttgacttgtttacgtcTTGAGTCGAGTTCTATCGAACCTTTATCGAATCGAATTCGAGTTGAACTCAGATAACTTTTGCTTTTTACATGTAAATTTCACTAGTATACAAATTGAGCCGaacttaattaatagtttatcaAATACAAAATACTGTTCATATTTGATTTGACTAGTTGGAGAATCAAACTCGAATGAGTTTTTATTGAATTGAACTCGATCTGAATATCGAATAGTTTAGTTCATCTTTCATCCATATTTGCgcatctctattttttttttcaccaaaaGTTTTAAATAGACCCgtgtggctacaaaattgtTCAATCCTTTGGTACAAAATACATTGTGCTTTTATTCCTCTAGCCAACTTTGATTGTAGCTGAGCATCGTCGTAATCATTAATGGCCAACATTATACAAGTTGCATAAATTATATCAAGAGCAATCAACGGAAAAGGCAATTAATTACTCTAGGTGACTATGGAGTGTGGTCCATGCCATTACGTATTGAGGGTGCATGTGCATTAGGCATTAACATGCGAAAACATATGATATGAAGAATTTAGTCAAGCTTCAAGAATTTGGGACTTTAATGATCGCCATTAGTTGCATGATTCTACGAAGTAAACGCGTTTTCAAGTGTTTCTCATTTGCTTAAAATATTAAACGAATTCTGGAAGCTTTGTTCTTGTTAATGTCATATTACTCGCAGCTGAAGAATGATCTGCGCTGGCATGCATGATTGATTGTTTTAGCTCTGTCATGCAAGAATAATATGCCATATATACCTATTCATTGGTccaatttcttgttttttttttccaatttccaaAGAAAATCCCATCTGTTCTTTGGCTTAAATCATTATAGCACAACTAGTTCAATTAAAAACTCTGCTTACCAAGAGTACTGGAAATCATTATAGCCAGTTTTATATTACTACTATTACCTTAGATTTGTTCGAGTTTCTTAGCAGAAGTGGAACTCCACCTTGGATCTCCCTAAACATTTCTGAAACAGCTCATGTAGCACCCTTCAGTAAACGGACCAAGAAGTTTCTGTAACTAGAGATTAGAGCAATCCTCAGTTTGGGTCTTTGGGTACAATTCACCGTCAACTAATTTGTACACTACCACAATTATTGAGTTTTATTGCTTAGTCAATATCTTTTTTTATGTTTTCCGCGCTCATGGTACCGCCCTAAGATTCCAGTTATGGCCGCACGTGACGACGCTAAATACGCCATTCCAAAAGCTTTTCATCACACTTTTTGGCGGGCAACTAAAATCACCTCTGAATTCTCTGACCACCTGACTTCCTTCACCGCAATTTCTTAATGCTTTTAATCACTCTTCACTGACAACTCACTCACAAGCCTCGCCTTACATATCTGTCCCGAATTTTGCCAGAAGACATATACTGACccattcattttcttcctccccCGCCCTTTGACCTTCACCGAAGGAATCCAAGAAAATCTTTCTTTGAGAACAAAATTCttagagaagggaaaaaaagggaTGAGGGACTGCAAGATTTTGTGTTCTCTCATTAGCAGTTGCATTCTTCTTGTTTCTGTTCTCAATGGAGCATATGCTGATAACCCATACAGGTTCTACACTTGGAAAATCACTTATGGTGATATCTACCCATTGGGTGTCAAACAACAGGTAATGTATATGCACTAAAACATGTTTTTATGTTGTTGATGACTTTGTACTATAATACGCATGTGGCAATGTGTTTCTTGGATTTGCTCGAATTTTTGGGTGGTTAAGAGTCGGAAGTGTATATGCTGCAGGGAATCTTGATAAATGGGCAGTTTCCAGGGCCACACATTGACTGTGTCACCAATGATAACTTGATTATCAGTGTTTACAACTACTTGAACGAGCCTTTCCTTATTTCTTGGTAAGTTTTTCACAGTAATCTCAAAGAACTCTTTCTCTTAATTAGTACTGAAGGATAATGGGGGATGTTGCagtttgtatggagtaaaatgtGCAATGTTTCCCCTGCAACAATGGCGATCTGCTTggctattttcctttttttttttttttttgtctttaactTTCATATATTTTTCTGCACAAAGATTGCAAATTGTGCCCCTTAGCTCTCAATGAAGATGATGACACTCTCAAATGTTGAGGTGTTAAGTGTAATTAATATCAGAATGCGATGGAGCTCGATTTAATAAGGACTAGTAGTGCAAAAAGAAAGCAACTTTATGACGGAATTGGTAAGCCAAGCCTTGGAAGTATGGTCGGGCATACTGCTATTGGCCCAGTGGGGCTCGTTCTGGTTAGCCTTTACTTCCCAGTTCCCACACATTTGGTCTGAAAATGGTGGTCCACGTAACTAGATGTTGTTTTCTGACTATTGTTTCTACAATTAATGATTTTTACAGTGAAGTTAACTCGAGGAAGTTTTCTACGATTTTATGGACAACTGTACTCTCTGCACATGCTAGATCTCCAGATCTCGGACATATAATACCACATTTTCTTTCTGTTATTTGCTTATCAGTGTATGGTTGAGCAATATAAATTATGCCATGAAGTGTTCCATATGTCTATTGTCTAAAGGCAATATTACAGTTGACTATGTATGCCCATTAGAGTCATGGGGAGTGGGACGCATCACAAATGCTTGATAATATCATTAAACATTAGGGTATCATACCTCATTTGTCTTGTTGTTCTGGTGAGGATAAGTTGTAGTTTAACATCATCATCCTTACTGGATGTATTCCATTCTATATTGCTACAAAGTGAGATCTTTGCCTGTTGGAAGGGTCTTCTTGGCCGTGAAACCATGTCGATATTTAATTGCTAACTGACAAAAACaacatttctttccttttacttttttttttcatctcgTTCACTCTCTGCTTTACCTCTAATCCTGATATTACATTCTTTTGTTAAGTATggctttaatttctttttcatgGAAACATGAATAACTTGAATGGTAATCTAAGATATGTCGATATTGATGTGTTGACTAGCTTGGCACTAGTGTtacaattattaaaaaaaaaaagaaccttaAACGTCTCAATGTTGCTAAGTCAAAAGAAATGTTAAGCGTCAGTTTTTTATATTCCAGCAAATGGATTAAATTGGTGGTATTTACTTAATTTTGGATTCAACTGATTACCAGGAAGGCTTATGCTTTTCTCCAGTCCGAAAGTTTTTATTGGAGGCATATAAATTGGAAGTGGACTTCTCTTGTTAATGAAGTGCATGTTAATGAAGTGCATATACTAACTATGCAGCCCGTGAACATATTCAAATAAGATTAGCATCCAATCTTCCCATTTCTTGCACCAGTGACTTTCAGAGTGGAGATTTTGCCTTCGTAATCTCAATCACAGACTTACCTAATAGCATCATCATACCTTTATGAAATACAAGAGTTCATGCCATTGAATGTGCGAAATCAAGAGTGCTTTGTGATGTGCTTCAATTCTTGTTACTTTAGGAATGGCATACAGCATAGGAAAAACTCGTGGCAGGATGGAGTTCAAGGCACCACCTGCCCAATACCGCCAGGGAAAAACTTCACTTACATACTACAGGCAAAGGACCAGATAGGTACCTATTTCTACTTTCCATCGCTTGGGCTCCATAAGGCTGCAGGAGGTTTTGGTTCAATAAAAATTTATAGCCGTCCTCAGATACCGGTACCATTCCCTCCCCCTGCTGGTGATTTTATTGTACTAGCTGGGGATTGGTTCAAGAAAAGTCACCGAGTAAGCATATCTTGGCTTCAACATATAAGAGACATTTTgttctgaattctgaattttTACTTGGAAACTATATCGAACTGATATGTGATATTCCATTTTGATCTTTCAGCAATTAAGGTATATCTTGGATAGCGGTCACAGTCTCCCCTTCCCGGATGGGCTTCTGATTAATGGTCGCGGATGGAATGGTTACACATTTACAGTTGAGCAAGGTATTTGTTCCGCTTTTAACTGAAATGAACAGGTCTTGAATGCCTGCAGATTATGCCTTCGTCATctcaatgtgaaaattttttgtttgcaGGTAAAACATACCGGTTTAGAATATCAAATGTTGGGATTGCTACTTCCATTAACTTCAGAATCCAGGGACATTCAATGAAACTGGTGGAGGTTGAAGGATCTCATACGCTCCAAAACTACTACACCTCCCTTGACATTCATCTTGGGCAGTCCTGTTCTGTCCTAGTCACAGCAAACCAGCCTGCAAGGGATTACTATATTGTAGTTTCTTCACGTTTTACTTCTCATGTGCTCACAACTACTGCTGTTCTCCACTATAAGAACTCATTTACCAGAGTTTCTGGTCCTCCCCCTGGAGGACCTACAATTGATATTGCATCGTCCCTGAGCCAGGCTCGCTCCATACGGTAAGTCTTGTTTTACCTAAAATTTATGGTGAAAGCTATCGTTCCTATGGTGGATTGTTATATAATATTCCTATCTGCCATTTTGTTGGGTCAGTATTACCAAATGAAAGTTTTGGATGGTGCTGTACCTCATaacaattcttttaatttgtcATGTCATGTCTTGTGAGATCAGCTGGAACTTAACAGCAAGTGCACCAAGACCTAATCCACAAGGTTCTTACCACTATGGACTGATCAAGCCTTCACGCACAATCATTCTTGCAAACTCTGCACCATACATAAATGGGAAGCTGAGATATGCTGTCAACGGTGTCTCATATGTTCCTGCAGATACTCCTCCGAAGTTGGCTGATTACTTCAAGATTGGGGGAGTCTTCAATCTTGGGAGCATGCCTGATAAACCTTCATGGGGCAATGCCTATTTTGCAACTGCCGTAATGCATGCAGATTACAGAGCTTTTATTGAGATTGTGTTCCAAAACTGGGAGAACACTGTCCAGTCATGGCATATAGATGGCTTCAATTTCTTCGTTGTGGGGTAAGTTAGTTTGCTTGCCTAACAATTTTGGTCAAGATTTGTTTCCCGCATTTGATGCTAAATTATGGATTGAACAGTATGGATGGTGGGCAGTGGACACCAGCAAGTAGATCAAAATACAATTTGAGAGACACAGTTTCTCGATGTACCACTCAGGTCTGTGAAAATTTACGCGCCAAAAGAACTTAATAATATGAACTAACATCAATGTGAAGGCACACTTGCTTGGACACATATCAATTTACTGATGTTTGGATTAATTCAGGTATATCCCAGATCATGGACTGCAATTTACCTGGCATTGGACAATGTGGGCATGTGGAACATTAGGTCTGAGAACTGGGAAAGGCAATACTTAGGTCAGCAGTTCTATCTCAGAGTTTATACTCCTTCAAATTCATTGCGAGATGAGTATCCAATCCCAAGGAATGCCCTTCTTTGTGGCCGAGCATCAGGCCGCCACACTAGACCTCTTTTTTGAAGCTGCGCAGGTCTTCAGAAAACCAGTCACGAGAGGGTGACTACTATTGTTGTTGCAATATTAATTCATCAGCTTCACTGAAGCTATGTATCAGGTTTATTCCTCCCCTAGCATTTCCTCaattcttggaaaattttggaatatATTCCTTGACAATTTTCAGTAGAAGGTTATTACTTCTTGGTCTGTATTGCTTGCCATCCTAGCCGAAGTGAAATTGCTGTGGATGCACAAAATATAAGAATCACCACCTAATTGTCTGTTgcgttttctcctttttctccaGGAGGAAGGCACTGGTACATAGTAATATCTATTTTAAACAAATCCGCACAGTTAGCCAAATAGTAAATATATATCTTCAACTAGAAGATAATAAAAGATCAATATACAAGAACTCAAGTCAATATAAGGCTCTTAAGTAGCAAAGTAATATCTTCGGAGTAATATAAATGAACTTAATTTGCTGCGAATTTCAAGTTGTTCTAACCTTCTGGTTCCATAGtatatcttgaaaaaatatGAACTATTTCAGGAAAATGTTTGTAGTATTTATTTTTAGAGAAGAAAATGCCCAAGAAGTTGGGGTTAAGACGACACAAGCAAGAGCtcttgattgatgccaaaagacCGAATTGACTTGTTTAATGAATTTTAAAAGCTCTTGTTATAAAGGCCTTGATAATTTGAGGACTAAATTGAGCGTTTAAGAAAGTTGAAGCAGCGCTGGAGTAATTAACCGCAGTTGACACCATCGAAGATTGAACCTCATGGTTACGTAACACACAATCACGCATTCGACTTGAGAACTTCTCTCTTGCAAAGTTTCCAATGAGAGAGTTTCTTTGCTGATTTTGCGCAAATACAAACGACAGATTGAGGATAACAACGAACGTCAAAGCAcaaaaaatttgacccaaaattttcCCTAGTCAGCAGAGAAACTGATGAAACAATTCTTGTTTTGGATTATATATATGCACTCATAAACCTGATCTGCCAAGAAAGAGAAGAGAAATGGAAAGGGATCGGAGTAATATCGATCCTGACGAAATATCCATCTCTTCTCATTCCACCAAACTTCAATTACTCCATACACATACATGCTTACGATATCTCAGACACTTGTCCATGCTTCTGCGAAATCCATCCAAAGAATATTCCCCATTTTGGAACCGCTTCTCtgcattttcttccaaaactctGTCAGCATGGAATTCTCCCACACCACATCCCGACGTCCAAATTTGGTTTCAGCCATTTTGGCTCTAAGCTAGCTAGCCTTCAGGAAACAACTACACAGCATCCTCGAAACTGGAGATGTTAATCTACACTACGCAACGCTCATAATCTTTAGAAATTGCACTACCAATCAGTTTTGATTTGATCTCAGGCTAAACGGCCATGACGTCTAGCCGTGGACGTGTCTCTCTCAGGGAAGAATGTGTTACATGCGAAGCATGTTCAGAGAGGGAGATGCTAGAACTTGCGAGGTCCAGGCATGTCATGaattatgatgatgatgatgatgatcaagGGGTTGGAATTTGTTAGCATTTCTCTTCGTGTGATGTGAAGAGGGGGTAAAAGTTTTGAGATTTGATCAAATGTTGTGCAAAAATTAGATGGAAT carries:
- the LOC113708558 gene encoding uncharacterized protein encodes the protein MRQFLSPKIKPTPAIFFPFLLLKSSTAIPKTQSLPMSWTCSVCTFINPSSHQKPTCQICLSSQPSSSLALSQSPSPTKPKWACKACTFLNQYDNSSCEVCGTRASASLLSILENDDDDFDELGSGVGDVFLPLRACNSGSTSNKNKRKIWESSIGDANDLADSGNDFRGAKAASREVQCVASETGLDRGNKPVKIMSYNVWFREELEMHKRMEALGDLIQLHSPDIICFQEVTPNIYEVFQQSSWWKLYRCSVSDDEAFTRAYFCLQLCKLSVKSYSCRPFANSVMGRELCIAEVNVQTERTLIVATSHLESPCPAPPKWDQMYSKERVNQAKEAIKFLEKNPNVIFCGDMNWDDKLDGQFPLLDGWVDAWVQLRPSENGWTYDTKSNKMLSGNRTLQKRLDRFVCNLRDFKISEIAMIGMDEIAGLSYCKEKKVKNEVKKLMLPVLPSDHYGLLLTICPQQRK
- the LOC113707971 gene encoding L-ascorbate oxidase homolog, giving the protein MRDCKILCSLISSCILLVSVLNGAYADNPYRFYTWKITYGDIYPLGVKQQGILINGQFPGPHIDCVTNDNLIISVYNYLNEPFLISWNGIQHRKNSWQDGVQGTTCPIPPGKNFTYILQAKDQIGTYFYFPSLGLHKAAGGFGSIKIYSRPQIPVPFPPPAGDFIVLAGDWFKKSHRQLRYILDSGHSLPFPDGLLINGRGWNGYTFTVEQGKTYRFRISNVGIATSINFRIQGHSMKLVEVEGSHTLQNYYTSLDIHLGQSCSVLVTANQPARDYYIVVSSRFTSHVLTTTAVLHYKNSFTRVSGPPPGGPTIDIASSLSQARSIRWNLTASAPRPNPQGSYHYGLIKPSRTIILANSAPYINGKLRYAVNGVSYVPADTPPKLADYFKIGGVFNLGSMPDKPSWGNAYFATAVMHADYRAFIEIVFQNWENTVQSWHIDGFNFFVVGMDGGQWTPASRSKYNLRDTVSRCTTQVYPRSWTAIYLALDNVGMWNIRSENWERQYLGQQFYLRVYTPSNSLRDEYPIPRNALLCGRASGRHTRPLF